One Synechococcus sp. Nb3U1 genomic window, CCCTTCGCTAACTGCACGAATCACCTCTAAAATTTCTGAGCAAGGGGTGTCTTTAAGCAAGTATGCCTTGGCTCCAGCACGGAGTCCTTGATAAATATCTTCACCAGTCTCATAAATTGAAAACATGATGATAGCCGCATGGGGAAACTCAGCTCTAATTCTAGTAATGGCTTCCACACCACTTACTTCTGGCATTTGTAGATCAAGAATAGCAACATCAGGCTGGTGAATACGAAACAATGTAATGGCATCTTGTCCGTTATTAACCTCTGCAATCACTTTCATGTCTGGTTGATCATTCAAAATAGCAACTAAGCCATGACTAACAATGGGGTGATCATCGGCAACCAAAATACGGATGGTTTTAGGGATTTGAGGCTGCATAGTCGGTTCTATCATGGCAGCATGTTCAATTTTGCAGAATTTTTCGGAGAGGAAGCTGAGGTAAAGATGAGAAGATCCTGTGAACGAAGTTTCTAACCGCTTACTTTGGCGGAGGGGTCATGTTGAGGATGACCGCAATGGTGGTTCCTTGACCCAGGTGGCTGACAAGATGCCAGGTTGCTCCAATCCGGGCTACCCGTTGCTGCATACCCAAGAGGCCAAATCCGTGACTAGATTGTTCAGGATCAAATCCACAGCCATCATCCTGAACTGTCAACTGTATCGTTTGTGGGCTGTAGTGCAGCTGGATACGAATGGTTTGGGCATGAGCATGACGCAACGCATTGGTGATCGCTTCCTGAGTGATCCGCAGCAGGTTGAGCCCTAAGTCAGGATGAAGACGATAGGGTGTGCCTTCAATCTGAAATTGGATCGGTACTGATTGACCAGATGTCGTTTGCTCGATGAATTTGGCGATGGTTTGCGACGGGTCTTCATATTCGGTTGCCTCCAGGTATAGAGTCCAGACAGATCGGCGGGCTTCTGCCAAGCCTTCTTGTGCCAGGGTTTGAGCAGTTTGTAAGTGAGCTTGAGCTTTTTCAGGCTGAGTGGTTGTGAAGTAGTGGACTGCTTGTAGTTGCATGAGGATCCCTCCAAACGCTTGTGCCAAGGTGTCGTGGATTTCTCGAGCCATGCGAGTACGCTCCTGAAGTAAAGCTGCTTGCTGAGCTTCTTCTGCAAGGCGACTTAAGGCCACAGCAAGGGTCAATTGCTGGGCGAGAGCATGTGCTAGTTCAACAGTTTGTCCAGAAAACATGCGAAAGCTAGGCAAAAAGATAGCTAGATCGCCGATGTTCATATCTCCAACGCTGAGTGGAATATCAAGAAAAGGAAGCAACCCAAGTGAGGTAAAAAGCTGATCCGGATCCCCGTCGAGCTGTTGTAAGAGCTGTGTTCGCTGTACCGTGTTAAGGATTTGGCCTTGCCAATAGGTGAGATGTACATAAGCATGGGGATCCGCGTGAACCCAATATTCAAGCAGTGGAGCATCAAACTGTTGGGCAATTAGTTTGAGAGTATTGCCGATAAAGCCATCCAGATCAGGATCTGTTGCAAGAGTATCGAGAGATTGCTTGAGAGCAGTGTTCGCTTTTACCAATTCGGCAACCCGAGTTTGCTCAGCTTGAAGGATGATGGTTTGTGCGCGCTCCCGTTGAATGGCACTGCCAATGCAATCGGCAATAGTTCTCAATACCGCAACTTCTGCGGGACTGACCTGAATCGCCTCCTGACAGTAATCGAAGCACAGTGCCCCCCACCACTGACCATTAACCCGAATGGGAACCGAATAGGCAGACTTGACTTGAGCACGAGCCAGTAGACTACGGAGAGGCTCAATCCACTCATCTAGCAAGCCCCCAAAGCCATCTCCTTCCAAAAAGTTCTGCCGCAAAAAAGTCGAATCGATATCTTCAGTACGGATATAGCTATCGCCCAGGTTGCTTTTAGGATTGCTCAAGCTAGGACTTGACCACTGATAAATGAAATTAAAGCGATTCGGCAAAGCTGATGAAGACTCATAGATGCTTTCTAATATATTGATTCGATCACACCCAGCT contains:
- a CDS encoding response regulator, coding for MQPQIPKTIRILVADDHPIVSHGLVAILNDQPDMKVIAEVNNGQDAITLFRIHQPDVAILDLQMPEVSGVEAITRIRAEFPHAAIIMFSIYETGEDIYQGLRAGAKAYLLKDTPCSEILEVIRAVSEGQRYVPIEIGTKLAARMERPSLSEREHQVLTLMAKGKNNKAIASELNITENTVKFHVTNVMIKLGARDRTHAVVNALQQGIIKL
- a CDS encoding GAF domain-containing sensor histidine kinase, with protein sequence MDFPSQLDDFKGKTMYNEDPRQAEGEAVIQRRIPNIEDYDRMLQRRDRLLIATAKAANVLLTMENFDEVINTALRIFLEGAGCDRINILESIYESSSALPNRFNFIYQWSSPSLSNPKSNLGDSYIRTEDIDSTFLRQNFLEGDGFGGLLDEWIEPLRSLLARAQVKSAYSVPIRVNGQWWGALCFDYCQEAIQVSPAEVAVLRTIADCIGSAIQRERAQTIILQAEQTRVAELVKANTALKQSLDTLATDPDLDGFIGNTLKLIAQQFDAPLLEYWVHADPHAYVHLTYWQGQILNTVQRTQLLQQLDGDPDQLFTSLGLLPFLDIPLSVGDMNIGDLAIFLPSFRMFSGQTVELAHALAQQLTLAVALSRLAEEAQQAALLQERTRMAREIHDTLAQAFGGILMQLQAVHYFTTTQPEKAQAHLQTAQTLAQEGLAEARRSVWTLYLEATEYEDPSQTIAKFIEQTTSGQSVPIQFQIEGTPYRLHPDLGLNLLRITQEAITNALRHAHAQTIRIQLHYSPQTIQLTVQDDGCGFDPEQSSHGFGLLGMQQRVARIGATWHLVSHLGQGTTIAVILNMTPPPK